In Falco cherrug isolate bFalChe1 chromosome 5, bFalChe1.pri, whole genome shotgun sequence, one DNA window encodes the following:
- the MPST gene encoding 3-mercaptopyruvate sulfurtransferase, with protein MSQQLLYRALVSAKWLSEAIKSQQAGLALRIVDASWYLPKMKRDPKREFEERHIPGAVFFDIDQCSDRTSPYDHMLPKADDFAEYVGKLGVGNDSHVVVYDGSDQGLFSAPRVWWMFRAFGHEAVSLLDGGLKNWQREGNAVSSGKSQISPSEFHASLDKSLVKTYEDVLDNLDSHRFQLVDARAAGRFRGVEPEPRDGIEPGHVPGSMNIPFSDFLTEAGLEKTPEQIRSLFQEKKVDLLKPVVATCGSGVTACHVALGAYLCGKPDVAVYDGAWVEWYMRAQPENIISEGKGKTV; from the exons ATGTCACAACAACTCCTCTACCGTGCGCTTGTGTCTGCCAAATGGCTTTCGGAAGCCATCAAGTCCCAGCAGGCTGGTCTCGCCTTGAGAATCGTGGATGCATCATGGTATTTGCCAAAGATGAAGCGTGACCCAAAGCGGGAATTTGAGGAGCGCCATATCCCTGGAGCAGTTTTCTTCGACATCGATCAGTGCAGTGATCGTACTTCACCTTACGATCACATGCTGCCCAAGGCTGATGACTTTGCTGAGTATGTGGGGAAGCTGGGTGTGGGGAATGATTCCCATGTTGTGGTGTATGATGGCAGCGACCAAGGTCTCTTCTCAGCACCCCGGGTGTGGTGGATGTTCCGGGCCTTCGGACATGAAGCCGTCTCCCTTCTGGATGGTGGCCTGAAGAACTGGCAGCGAGAAGGGAATGCAGTGAGCTCTGGGAAAAGCCAGATATCTCCCTCAGAGTTCCACGCCTCCCTGGACAAGTCCCTGGTGAAAACATACGAAGATGTCTTAGATAACTTGGATTCCCACCGCTTCCAGCTAGTGGATGCGCGCGCTGCAGGACGGTTCCGGGGAGTAGAGCCAGAGCCCCGAGATG GAATCGAGCCTGGTCATGTCCCTGGGTCGATGAATATCCCCTTCTCCGATTTTCTCACAGAGGCTGGCTTAGAGAAGACCCCTGAACAGATCCGCAGTCTGTTCCAGGAGAAGAAGGTGGACCTCTTAAAGCCGGTGGTAGCCACATGTGGCTCTGGGGTCACTGCCTGCCACGTGGCTCTGGGGGCATACCTCTGTGGCAAACCAGATGTTGCTGTGTATGATGGGGCCTGGGTGGAATGGTACATGCGGGCACAGcctgaaaatattatttctgagggaaaggggaagacaGTGTAA